Proteins encoded in a region of the Stieleria neptunia genome:
- a CDS encoding ABC transporter permease, translated as MWWATLKLAIRNLLLHKMRSSLTLLGTILGVASVIAMLSIGEGSKQDALDRIRGLGANNVIIRTVQPSSGPDAGGSSGTQPAMVTTSRYKVNAYGLTYADLRALSQLPTGESVVPVMMKRQEVSHHRNRIAQAKVLATTPRLRDVRSISVARGRFLQSHDLETMSNVAVLADGAARKLFGFSDPLGQPILIGGTAFRVVGVLTERDSGVARAGQAEGGDANQDIFIPLDTGRGRFGFLSRAGSRGSREYDRVELTEITLAVASGESGKEASDRVVPTANMVRGLLEKSHASKSDYQVLVPLELMAQAEHEKRIWNMVLGAIAGISLLVGGIGIMNIMLATVTERTREIGIRRAIGAKKRDIIRQFLLETTVLSAMGGVLGIVLGIAIPIIVTVFAGMKTATSVSSIGLAFGISVGIGIVFGVYPAYKAASMNPIEALRKT; from the coding sequence ATGTGGTGGGCGACACTCAAACTGGCGATCCGCAACCTGCTGCTGCACAAAATGCGCAGCTCGTTGACGTTGTTGGGCACCATCCTGGGTGTGGCCTCGGTGATCGCGATGTTGTCGATCGGCGAAGGCAGTAAGCAGGACGCGCTGGATCGCATTCGTGGGCTGGGCGCGAACAACGTTATCATCCGCACGGTCCAACCCTCGTCAGGGCCGGACGCCGGAGGCAGCAGCGGGACACAGCCCGCGATGGTCACCACCAGTCGCTACAAAGTGAATGCCTACGGTTTGACGTACGCCGACCTCCGCGCGCTCAGCCAATTGCCGACCGGGGAAAGTGTCGTGCCGGTGATGATGAAGCGACAGGAGGTTTCCCATCATCGCAATCGGATCGCCCAGGCCAAGGTTCTCGCGACCACGCCACGGCTGCGTGACGTGCGCAGCATCTCGGTCGCCCGCGGACGTTTTCTACAGTCACATGACTTGGAAACGATGTCCAATGTCGCCGTGTTGGCCGACGGCGCCGCCCGCAAGTTGTTCGGGTTCAGCGATCCGCTCGGCCAGCCGATTTTGATCGGCGGCACGGCGTTTCGAGTGGTCGGAGTGCTGACCGAACGCGACAGCGGTGTCGCCAGGGCTGGACAAGCCGAAGGCGGTGATGCGAACCAAGACATCTTCATTCCGCTCGATACGGGACGCGGCCGGTTCGGATTCTTGTCCCGCGCCGGTTCCAGGGGCAGCCGCGAATACGACCGTGTCGAACTGACCGAAATCACCCTCGCCGTTGCCAGCGGTGAAAGCGGCAAGGAAGCATCGGATCGGGTCGTTCCGACCGCCAACATGGTCCGTGGGCTGCTGGAAAAGAGCCACGCGTCAAAATCCGATTACCAGGTGCTGGTGCCGTTGGAATTGATGGCCCAGGCGGAGCACGAGAAACGGATCTGGAACATGGTGCTCGGCGCGATCGCGGGCATCTCGCTGCTGGTCGGTGGGATCGGCATCATGAACATCATGCTGGCGACGGTGACCGAGCGGACACGTGAGATCGGGATCCGCCGCGCGATCGGGGCCAAGAAACGCGACATCATTCGCCAATTCCTGCTGGAGACGACGGTCCTGTCCGCGATGGGCGGCGTTCTGGGCATCGTCCTGGGGATCGCGATCCCGATCATCGTGACGGTGTTCGCGGGAATGAAAACCGCGACCAGCGTCTCTTCGATCGGATTGGCCTTCGGCATCTCCGTCGGCATCGGGATCGTGTTCGGAGTCTATCCGGCTTACAAAGCCGCCTCGATGAACCCCATCGAAGCCCTGCGAAAGACGTAG
- a CDS encoding efflux RND transporter periplasmic adaptor subunit, which produces MVHLLPLLAALIAVPILGFSLSAFFFGNGGQVDEDVLLHTVGREHLQVTVIERGNLQSQSNREVHCMVEDVQRDGINGTPILWIIPNGSSVKEGDLLVELESAPMREALDEQMLETEDARSTQIQAEANYSNQIVQNETSKAEAELKVQLAKLELEMYTDDESGTLKLAVEEIKRSIDEVNNEILEAQATLELRRDDRRGIDSLYKLGYANRNELRKSELAFLQAEGKYAAQLNKLETSLATLRKKENYEREMELLRLRGKLQTAERGLEQTLRNNEARLAQVKAILRARTESLKKEEERLERYTEQLAACKIFAPEAGMVAYASDRNDEIREGMPVRFRQHLMSLPALDKMQVQTAVHESDLEQIRVGMKARITVDAFPENEYVGTVQSIAVLPDQNGWRGSETKVYATTVTIDQTVDHLKPGMTAVTEIMIDSIDDALTVPIQAVIERDKQTWVLVRENNQLVTRAVQTGRQTDSVVQITDGMTAGDQVALNPRQFIDDLLGGDS; this is translated from the coding sequence GTGGTCCACTTGCTGCCCCTGCTGGCCGCCTTGATCGCCGTTCCGATCCTCGGCTTCTCGCTCTCGGCGTTTTTCTTCGGCAACGGCGGCCAGGTCGACGAGGACGTGCTGCTGCACACCGTCGGACGGGAACACTTGCAGGTCACCGTGATCGAACGGGGAAATCTGCAAAGTCAGTCCAACCGCGAAGTCCACTGTATGGTCGAAGATGTCCAACGCGATGGGATCAACGGCACCCCGATCCTGTGGATCATCCCCAACGGCAGCAGCGTCAAAGAAGGCGACTTGTTGGTCGAATTGGAATCCGCCCCGATGCGCGAAGCACTCGACGAGCAAATGTTGGAGACCGAAGACGCACGCTCGACGCAGATTCAGGCCGAAGCCAACTACAGCAATCAGATCGTCCAGAACGAAACCAGCAAGGCCGAGGCCGAATTGAAAGTCCAGCTCGCCAAGCTGGAACTGGAGATGTACACCGACGACGAAAGCGGGACGCTGAAGCTGGCGGTCGAGGAAATCAAGCGTTCCATCGACGAGGTCAACAACGAAATTTTGGAAGCCCAAGCGACGTTGGAACTCCGGCGCGACGATCGCCGCGGTATCGATTCGCTCTACAAACTCGGTTACGCCAACCGTAACGAGCTGCGCAAAAGCGAACTCGCGTTTCTGCAAGCCGAAGGCAAGTATGCCGCCCAGCTGAACAAGCTGGAAACCTCGCTGGCAACGCTCCGCAAGAAGGAGAACTACGAACGCGAAATGGAGCTGTTGCGTTTGCGTGGAAAGTTGCAGACCGCCGAACGAGGGCTGGAGCAGACGCTGCGGAACAACGAAGCGCGACTGGCCCAGGTGAAAGCGATTCTGCGTGCCCGAACCGAATCGCTGAAAAAGGAAGAGGAGCGGCTCGAACGTTACACCGAACAGCTCGCCGCCTGCAAGATTTTCGCGCCCGAAGCCGGGATGGTCGCCTATGCGTCGGACCGCAATGATGAGATCCGCGAAGGCATGCCGGTCCGATTTCGCCAGCACCTGATGTCGTTGCCGGCGCTCGACAAGATGCAGGTCCAAACCGCCGTTCACGAGTCGGACCTGGAACAGATTCGCGTCGGCATGAAGGCACGCATCACCGTCGATGCCTTTCCGGAGAACGAGTACGTCGGCACCGTCCAATCGATCGCCGTGTTGCCGGATCAAAACGGATGGCGCGGCAGTGAAACGAAAGTCTATGCGACGACCGTGACGATCGATCAAACCGTCGATCACCTGAAACCCGGGATGACCGCGGTCACGGAAATCATGATCGATTCGATTGACGATGCGTTGACCGTTCCGATCCAAGCGGTGATCGAACGAGACAAGCAAACTTGGGTGCTGGTTCGAGAGAACAACCAACTCGTCACCCGGGCGGTCCAGACGGGACGCCAGACCGATTCGGTCGTGCAAATCACCGACGGGATGACCGCGGGCGATCAGGTGGCTCTCAATCCACGCCAATTCATCGACGATCTACTCGGTGGCGATTCCTGA
- a CDS encoding ASPIC/UnbV domain-containing protein has product MSKFVSTDFRLVVAVLLSVAVGCGDRGSSTSTREAERENAAEIDPASPARAAESRLANLSKIRRLIAVGDEAGAMQAVQSHLLRYPDDSNAMVLASGLFNRLGQVDDAVAMLDSAAELSADDGWKWRQRAATMLSQAGRWGEAIARLEGLLQEQPELDDVRHALVAVLNQRGFRFDANEHVRRLSRTGNATLDELRGLIFPARSFTGMAEKPKVEDVEQHRVDGEMNVARAMYGEGDVRDASQVLRISRLLAQHHPAAMAFYGQLLIESQQFDAFQQWLGDVDQASHRYPAYWLALGGWAMRQRQFDLAAGQFGQAILREPGDLAATDRMAQALSAGGHLDDYERFRQRGVLIDRLMRVTRKLLTGKIDPAAIDQISKLLNESGRPIEALGWYRIALQNMGSPANGLRQLNQALAMADDETFQRNNRALVLCGVDLDRFPSDVEGVALKTVMPNATPSPAEPSTVQSHDPVFANVASQVGLEFTYYNAPQQRPRELRLFEQFGAGVACIDYDLDGNVDFYLGQASSDPPHGRGTRPNMLSRSLGDRFVDVTASAQCDDRGYTCGITAGDWNQDGFPDLVIANLMGNTLLINRGDGTFVPHAGDSVWDEPLYTTSLAIGDVSGDHLPDLVEVNYVDDASVFDPIKYKADGTPVRLPAPLDFRPSRDRLFLSAGDGTMAGQWIDESGQVEPGTGLGVILTDLDGAPGNEILIVNDHLANHLWQRGVADVGRSNVWHDTAAAKGLAFGARGTPLGCMGVAVGDFDQNGRPDLHVTNFEREWNNQFMQDQSGFFDDLVVAFGLDQPTFKMLGFGVQAFDYDNNTKDDLVIGNGHIDDYSAEGRAFEMPTLVFALDQSRFVFKDVGGDPAYWNAGHLSRALASCDWNNDGRIDFVVTDLIEPLALLENRTQAPHHWVQLQLVGTTAERDAIGATVTVSIGDQTLTRVVQSGDGYMCRNQAIVSFGLGEHEAVKRLEIRWPDGEVQRFANLAADRRLIIVQSQDDAFELD; this is encoded by the coding sequence ATGTCAAAATTTGTTAGCACTGATTTCCGCCTCGTGGTCGCGGTGCTGCTTTCCGTGGCGGTCGGTTGTGGCGATCGCGGGTCATCGACGTCGACGCGCGAGGCCGAACGCGAGAATGCGGCGGAAATCGATCCCGCATCGCCTGCACGCGCGGCGGAGTCTCGGCTGGCGAATCTTTCCAAAATCCGCCGCTTGATCGCCGTTGGTGATGAGGCCGGCGCGATGCAAGCGGTTCAGTCACACCTGCTGCGTTATCCCGACGACTCCAATGCGATGGTGTTGGCGTCCGGATTGTTCAACCGACTGGGGCAGGTCGACGATGCGGTCGCGATGCTGGATTCCGCCGCCGAACTTTCGGCCGATGACGGTTGGAAGTGGCGGCAGCGGGCCGCAACGATGCTGTCCCAAGCCGGGCGGTGGGGCGAAGCGATCGCGCGGTTGGAGGGGTTGCTGCAAGAGCAGCCCGAACTGGATGATGTACGTCACGCGTTGGTGGCGGTATTGAATCAACGTGGTTTTCGATTCGATGCCAACGAGCACGTTCGTCGGTTGAGTCGGACGGGAAACGCGACGCTGGATGAATTGCGTGGGCTGATCTTTCCCGCCCGATCGTTTACCGGGATGGCCGAAAAACCGAAGGTGGAGGATGTGGAACAACACCGCGTCGACGGTGAGATGAATGTGGCCCGGGCGATGTACGGTGAGGGCGATGTGCGCGACGCATCGCAGGTGTTAAGAATCAGCCGCTTGCTCGCCCAGCATCATCCCGCGGCGATGGCGTTTTACGGCCAGCTGTTGATCGAATCGCAGCAGTTCGATGCGTTCCAACAGTGGCTCGGCGACGTTGATCAGGCGTCACATCGCTATCCGGCGTATTGGTTGGCCCTGGGAGGCTGGGCGATGCGGCAGCGGCAGTTTGATCTGGCGGCCGGCCAGTTTGGCCAAGCCATTTTAAGAGAGCCGGGAGATTTGGCGGCAACCGACCGGATGGCGCAGGCGCTTTCCGCCGGCGGTCACCTTGACGATTATGAACGGTTTCGCCAGCGGGGCGTGCTGATCGATCGCTTGATGCGAGTGACGAGAAAGTTGTTGACGGGCAAAATCGATCCGGCGGCGATCGACCAGATCTCGAAATTGCTCAACGAATCCGGCCGCCCCATCGAGGCTCTCGGTTGGTATCGCATTGCCCTTCAAAACATGGGATCGCCTGCCAATGGATTGCGGCAACTCAATCAGGCGCTCGCGATGGCGGACGACGAAACGTTTCAACGCAACAACCGCGCACTGGTGTTGTGCGGTGTGGATTTGGACCGCTTTCCCAGCGACGTGGAGGGGGTGGCGTTGAAGACCGTGATGCCGAACGCAACGCCGTCACCGGCGGAACCGTCAACCGTCCAATCCCATGATCCGGTGTTTGCCAACGTCGCGTCACAGGTGGGGTTGGAGTTCACGTACTACAACGCCCCGCAGCAGCGGCCGCGTGAGCTGCGATTGTTTGAACAGTTCGGGGCCGGAGTGGCTTGCATCGATTATGACTTGGATGGGAACGTCGACTTTTATTTGGGACAGGCATCGAGCGATCCGCCGCATGGTCGCGGGACGCGCCCGAACATGTTGTCTCGCTCGCTGGGTGATCGATTCGTGGACGTGACCGCGTCGGCGCAGTGTGACGATCGAGGTTACACGTGTGGGATCACGGCGGGAGATTGGAACCAAGACGGTTTCCCGGATCTGGTCATCGCCAATCTGATGGGAAACACCTTGTTGATCAATCGAGGCGACGGAACGTTTGTCCCGCATGCCGGTGACAGCGTCTGGGACGAACCGTTGTACACGACGAGCTTGGCGATCGGAGATGTCAGCGGTGATCATTTGCCCGATCTGGTCGAGGTCAACTACGTCGACGATGCGAGCGTCTTTGATCCGATCAAGTACAAGGCCGACGGGACACCGGTTCGGCTGCCGGCTCCCTTGGATTTTCGTCCCTCGCGCGATCGTTTGTTTCTGTCCGCCGGGGACGGGACGATGGCCGGTCAATGGATCGATGAAAGCGGACAGGTCGAGCCGGGGACCGGGTTGGGGGTGATTCTGACCGATCTGGATGGTGCGCCGGGGAATGAAATCTTGATTGTCAACGATCACTTGGCCAATCATTTGTGGCAGCGAGGCGTTGCGGACGTCGGTCGATCGAATGTTTGGCACGACACCGCCGCGGCGAAGGGGCTCGCGTTTGGTGCCCGCGGCACTCCGCTGGGTTGCATGGGGGTTGCCGTCGGCGATTTCGATCAAAACGGCCGACCGGATTTGCATGTGACGAATTTTGAACGGGAATGGAACAACCAGTTCATGCAAGACCAGAGCGGGTTCTTTGATGATTTGGTAGTCGCCTTTGGTTTGGATCAACCGACCTTCAAGATGCTGGGGTTCGGCGTCCAAGCGTTCGACTATGACAACAATACGAAGGACGATTTGGTGATCGGCAACGGACACATCGACGACTACTCGGCGGAGGGGCGGGCGTTCGAGATGCCGACGCTGGTGTTCGCGCTTGATCAGTCGAGGTTTGTCTTCAAGGATGTCGGTGGCGATCCGGCGTATTGGAATGCGGGGCACCTTTCACGTGCACTTGCCAGTTGTGATTGGAACAACGACGGACGGATTGATTTTGTCGTGACCGATCTGATCGAGCCGCTGGCGTTGCTGGAAAACCGCACGCAGGCGCCGCACCATTGGGTGCAACTGCAACTGGTCGGAACCACGGCCGAACGCGATGCCATCGGCGCGACGGTCACCGTGTCGATCGGAGACCAGACGCTGACGCGGGTGGTGCAGTCGGGCGATGGCTACATGTGCCGAAATCAAGCGATCGTCAGCTTCGGGCTCGGCGAGCACGAGGCGGTGAAGCGTTTGGAGATTCGTTGGCCCGATGGTGAAGTCCAGCGGTTTGCCAATCTTGCCGCCGACCGCCGCCTGATCATCGTGCAGTCTCAAGACGATGCCTTCGAGCTGGACTGA
- a CDS encoding DUF1559 domain-containing protein — translation MSQRPNRRPGFTLVELLVVIAIIGILVGLLLPAVQAAREAARRMSCSNNFKQLGLAVHNYHSAFKQLPIHGAGTGSPDAGTAPGGYGRTDRTRDWWTNYSDANAWRLSCLVGLTPFMEQQGLWDEISNPSTVDALDPNVPVTPPWPPMGPTIQFLQYRPWVTEIPMLRCPSDPGVGLPAQGRSNYAACLGDSMWWAVRGPTNALNAGESPDGEQKLKNAGYARHSQAADRGMFVPHKAAKFRDALDGLSNTIMMGEMITYLGDRDNRGVQTNNSEGNPPDDVRDNPMWCQDQGDQVDPERPKFWLGSHPISGVNDARGYKWADFRPNYTGMFTIHGPNAPICGGNNAGQTGMFPPSSQHQGGCHVLMGDGAVVFLTDSIEAGDSRHPMVWLNATNPKAVPGSQSPYGLWGALGTRASSETIQEQLNQ, via the coding sequence ATGAGTCAACGTCCGAATCGACGACCGGGTTTCACGCTTGTGGAACTGCTGGTCGTCATTGCCATCATTGGCATTCTGGTGGGATTGCTCCTGCCTGCTGTCCAAGCCGCCCGGGAAGCGGCTCGGCGAATGAGTTGCAGCAACAATTTCAAGCAACTCGGATTAGCGGTCCACAATTACCACAGTGCGTTCAAGCAGTTGCCGATTCACGGTGCCGGAACGGGCAGCCCTGATGCCGGCACGGCACCTGGTGGATACGGCAGGACCGATCGAACGCGAGATTGGTGGACCAATTACAGCGATGCCAACGCATGGCGTTTAAGTTGCTTGGTCGGCTTGACCCCGTTCATGGAACAGCAAGGGTTGTGGGATGAAATCAGCAACCCGAGCACGGTCGACGCGCTGGATCCGAACGTTCCGGTGACGCCGCCATGGCCGCCGATGGGACCGACGATTCAGTTTCTTCAGTATCGCCCTTGGGTGACCGAGATCCCGATGCTGCGTTGCCCCAGCGATCCCGGCGTGGGGCTTCCCGCACAGGGACGCAGCAACTATGCGGCATGCCTCGGAGATTCGATGTGGTGGGCCGTCCGTGGTCCGACCAATGCGTTGAACGCCGGCGAGTCACCCGATGGTGAGCAAAAATTGAAGAACGCGGGCTACGCACGTCACTCGCAGGCGGCTGACCGCGGGATGTTTGTTCCTCACAAGGCCGCGAAGTTCCGCGACGCGTTGGATGGATTGTCCAACACGATCATGATGGGTGAAATGATCACCTATCTTGGCGACCGGGACAATCGCGGGGTTCAGACGAACAACTCGGAAGGCAACCCGCCCGATGACGTCCGTGATAACCCGATGTGGTGCCAGGACCAGGGTGACCAAGTCGATCCGGAGCGTCCCAAATTCTGGTTGGGGAGTCATCCGATCTCTGGCGTCAACGACGCCCGTGGCTACAAGTGGGCGGACTTCCGTCCCAACTACACCGGGATGTTCACGATTCACGGGCCGAACGCGCCGATCTGCGGTGGCAACAACGCAGGGCAAACGGGAATGTTTCCGCCGTCGAGCCAGCACCAAGGTGGTTGTCATGTCTTGATGGGCGATGGAGCGGTGGTCTTCCTGACCGATTCGATCGAAGCCGGCGACTCACGTCACCCGATGGTTTGGCTCAATGCGACCAATCCGAAAGCGGTTCCTGGTTCGCAAAGTCCCTATGGGCTTTGGGGAGCTTTGGGGACCCGAGCGAGCAGCGAAACGATCCAAGAGCAACTGAACCAGTAG
- a CDS encoding TolC family protein has product MFRNPIFLCFTLLVAASVSVITGCSRKYYRTQADRDVAVIYAEKRAEEACTLPPLAGIDVDPRSRFFDPSPDDCPALPVPEPQLFGYALPELVTGDPHLAPRRSDLETDDEVQELPAPDAESLELGPLAGLEIEFEPGAEITKTKAAIVRSTSPRSARPSYLEGDVKTAGPASGRVTTGLDATDVSDARPGSREDVDPTGAILLTSGEAPEPVEGAGVDSATGEMALVMPRSADAVTAEVRLAELIRENEQADGERHGDELSLDGADAGDDPDWDPTEDNRSDTEQLRIVPIPQQFWEQLPETCVPRMLEFESVREEFRRSYPEVTSGGMAGMLSDAPRLTLPMITELASLNNRAIQTQKERLYRAALVLSAQRYEYVIRPRRRGNGSAATYTHVRLDSTTRNGLVVPTETGVQATTAMAGQFLASFANSVVFTFNGPQGFAADIGSDLVFDFQQTIFQRDVVFEGLTRAERNVIYVARDLIRAQRALFVDLATDYYQLLLTYRAIEISSQDYFSNLRAFLQGRAEYLQAGRIPRVQVDQFEQNALGSRSSLVGDCNSLESALDRLKLRIGLPPEMPLNLNLEELESLTTSDELTVTRQLVMRTRQTLLDAAQTRLGDRDAAVNGATVLINRLRETLRVRRKIEGITEESQAERETEQLGLRLALLEARLQSDQMESIRSRELKSDLPPAPLIQFARTIDLVESKLSQAERAALLRENLDLENDVADAVEVDQLDERFRKLRRQWDSAIESRELDRLPDLVEAANELLEVTNALTTKLVGDLLPADGIEFENVIVQTVADTVALVDRVETSDVGGLDEVEVDENSAMLLALYQRYDLMNQRGELADDRRQIKLAADDLKAILDVRATQTLSTFRSEEGLVDFTADGGTTRLGLSLDTPLNRRLERNTYRAALIDYQAGRRALIELEDQIKLAVREDLRQLRLQRNQYEISVARAALAYERVVSTRLQLRLAVGNVVARDFLEAQQAFTSALNSVARDHISFIRGRIELFFDTESIRLDANGYWSGGQDESLELPPLPDFYDANPNPYGRLPARVRYSDEVRQNH; this is encoded by the coding sequence TTGTTTCGCAATCCAATTTTCTTGTGTTTCACGCTGCTGGTCGCCGCTTCGGTTTCGGTCATCACGGGTTGCTCGCGCAAGTATTACCGGACCCAGGCGGATCGCGACGTCGCGGTGATCTATGCCGAGAAGCGGGCGGAAGAGGCGTGTACCCTGCCGCCGCTGGCGGGGATCGATGTCGATCCCCGTTCTCGATTCTTCGATCCTTCGCCGGACGATTGCCCGGCGCTACCGGTGCCCGAACCCCAACTGTTCGGCTACGCACTTCCCGAACTTGTGACCGGTGATCCTCATCTGGCACCCCGGCGATCGGATCTGGAAACGGATGACGAGGTGCAGGAGTTGCCGGCACCGGATGCCGAGAGTTTGGAGTTGGGGCCGCTGGCGGGGCTGGAGATTGAATTCGAGCCAGGGGCGGAGATCACTAAAACGAAAGCGGCGATTGTCCGTTCGACCTCCCCTCGCAGCGCTCGCCCCTCCTACCTGGAGGGCGACGTGAAAACCGCAGGACCTGCAAGCGGGAGGGTGACGACTGGGCTTGATGCAACTGATGTGAGCGACGCTCGCCCTGGCAGCCGGGAGGATGTCGATCCGACAGGCGCGATCTTATTGACGTCTGGTGAGGCGCCGGAGCCTGTCGAGGGGGCTGGTGTGGATTCGGCGACCGGCGAGATGGCGCTGGTGATGCCACGGTCTGCCGATGCGGTGACGGCGGAAGTCCGGTTGGCCGAATTGATTCGCGAAAACGAACAGGCTGACGGCGAACGGCATGGCGACGAGTTGAGCCTTGATGGTGCGGACGCAGGGGACGATCCCGATTGGGATCCGACCGAGGACAACCGCAGCGACACCGAGCAGCTTCGGATTGTCCCGATCCCCCAGCAGTTCTGGGAGCAGCTTCCCGAAACCTGCGTGCCGCGGATGTTGGAGTTCGAATCGGTTCGCGAGGAGTTTCGCAGGTCGTACCCCGAGGTCACGTCCGGCGGGATGGCGGGCATGCTCAGCGACGCGCCGCGGTTGACGTTGCCGATGATCACGGAACTTGCATCGTTGAACAATCGAGCAATCCAAACGCAAAAGGAGCGTTTGTACCGAGCCGCACTCGTGTTGTCGGCACAGCGCTATGAATATGTGATTCGTCCGAGGCGTCGCGGGAACGGATCGGCCGCGACCTACACGCACGTTCGCTTGGATAGTACGACGCGTAACGGATTGGTGGTTCCGACCGAAACGGGGGTGCAGGCGACGACGGCGATGGCCGGGCAGTTCCTGGCCAGTTTCGCCAACAGCGTGGTGTTCACGTTCAACGGACCGCAGGGCTTTGCCGCGGACATCGGGTCCGATTTGGTCTTTGATTTTCAGCAAACCATTTTTCAACGCGACGTCGTCTTTGAAGGGCTGACACGAGCCGAGCGGAACGTCATCTATGTGGCCCGCGATCTGATCCGCGCCCAGCGTGCTTTGTTTGTCGATTTGGCGACCGACTACTACCAACTGTTGCTGACCTATCGCGCGATCGAGATCAGCTCACAGGATTACTTCAGCAATCTGCGTGCGTTTTTGCAGGGCAGGGCAGAGTACTTGCAAGCCGGTCGCATCCCGCGCGTGCAAGTGGACCAGTTCGAACAAAATGCACTCGGCAGCCGCAGTTCGCTGGTCGGCGATTGCAACAGTTTGGAAAGTGCGCTCGACCGGTTGAAGTTGCGGATCGGGTTGCCGCCGGAGATGCCGCTCAATCTGAACCTGGAAGAGCTCGAATCGCTGACGACCAGCGATGAGCTTACGGTGACGCGCCAGTTGGTGATGCGGACGCGGCAAACGTTGCTCGACGCGGCGCAAACCCGACTGGGGGATCGCGATGCCGCGGTCAACGGTGCGACGGTGTTGATCAATCGTCTGCGCGAAACTCTTCGCGTCCGCCGCAAGATCGAAGGGATCACCGAGGAGTCGCAGGCCGAGCGTGAAACCGAGCAATTGGGACTGCGTCTGGCGTTGCTGGAAGCTCGGCTTCAAAGTGATCAGATGGAGTCGATTCGATCGCGCGAGCTGAAGTCGGATCTGCCGCCGGCGCCGTTGATTCAATTTGCCCGCACGATCGATCTGGTCGAGTCGAAATTGTCTCAAGCCGAGCGGGCCGCGTTGTTGCGAGAGAACCTGGACTTGGAAAACGACGTCGCCGACGCGGTGGAAGTCGATCAGTTGGACGAGCGGTTTCGAAAGCTGCGTCGCCAATGGGATTCGGCGATCGAAAGTCGGGAACTGGATCGATTGCCCGACTTGGTCGAGGCGGCCAATGAGTTGCTGGAGGTCACCAACGCCCTGACGACAAAACTGGTCGGCGACCTGTTGCCCGCCGATGGTATCGAATTCGAGAACGTGATCGTCCAGACGGTCGCCGATACCGTGGCGTTAGTGGATCGCGTGGAGACCAGTGATGTCGGCGGGCTGGATGAAGTGGAGGTCGATGAAAACAGTGCGATGCTGTTGGCGCTGTATCAACGTTATGACCTGATGAACCAGAGAGGCGAGCTTGCCGACGATCGACGTCAAATCAAACTGGCCGCGGATGATTTGAAGGCGATTTTGGATGTCCGTGCGACGCAGACGTTGTCGACGTTTCGCAGCGAAGAAGGCCTCGTCGACTTTACGGCCGACGGCGGAACGACGCGACTCGGACTGTCGCTCGACACGCCGCTGAACCGTCGCCTGGAACGCAACACCTACCGTGCCGCGCTGATCGACTACCAAGCCGGACGCCGCGCGTTGATCGAGTTGGAAGATCAAATCAAACTCGCCGTCCGCGAAGATTTGCGGCAGCTCCGTTTGCAACGTAACCAATACGAGATTTCCGTGGCTCGCGCGGCCCTCGCCTACGAACGTGTCGTCAGCACGCGTTTGCAGCTGCGGTTGGCCGTCGGCAATGTCGTCGCGCGGGACTTTCTGGAAGCCCAGCAAGCGTTCACCTCCGCACTCAACTCGGTCGCACGCGATCACATATCGTTCATCCGAGGACGTATCGAGTTGTTCTTTGACACCGAGTCGATTCGGTTGGATGCCAACGGGTACTGGTCCGGCGGGCAAGACGAATCGTTGGAGCTGCCGCCGCTGCCCGATTTCTATGACGCCAACCCGAATCCGTATGGCCGACTGCCGGCACGCGTGCGTTACAGTGACGAAGTGCGTCAGAATCACTAG